The following coding sequences are from one Manis pentadactyla isolate mManPen7 chromosome 13, mManPen7.hap1, whole genome shotgun sequence window:
- the LOC118928703 gene encoding olfactory receptor 14I1-like codes for MDNLTIFTEFLLMDISSSRELQILQGLIFLVVYLGAMAGNLVTFTIIVIDPHLHFPVYFFMGNLSLIDFGYISVTVPKSITNSLMGHKVISLRACATQTFLFIFFGSTEFFFLVVMSYDRYVAICHPLHYGSTVSPRFCTQVSCGSWASGLVYSAVHTGTMFSHPFTESNVIHQFFCDVSQIMSISSQAVQFSEFVAIAVSVCITLFGFVILFASYVHIFSTVLHMHSVEAQKKTLSTCSPQIATLTLFIISGLFASLGPVSNSSSIQTLLTAMFYSMVSPLVNPIIFSLRNREIKSAVHRMLKKVFQFHRRDFIS; via the coding sequence ATGGACAACCTCACCATCTTCACAGAATTCCTCCTGATGGACATCTCAAGCTCCCGAGAGCTCCAAATTTTGCAAGGTTTGATATTCTTAGTGGTTTATCTGGGTGCCATGGCTGGAAATCTAGTGACATTTACCATCATTGTTATAGATCCACATCTTCACTTCCCTGTGTACTTTTTTATGGGCAATTTATCCCTTATTGATTTTGGATATATCTCAGTTACTGTTCCCAAATCCATCACAAATTCTTTGATGGGTCATAAAGTAATTTCTCTTAGAGCATGTGCTACTCAGactttcctatttattttctttggatctaCAGAGTTCTTCTTCCTTGtggtcatgtcctatgaccgctatgttgccatctgccaccctctgcaCTATGGGTCCACTGTGAGCCCCCGTTTCTGCACACAGGTGTCATGTGGCTCatgggccagtgggctggtctatTCTGCTGTCCACACAGGGACCATGTTCAGTCATCCCTTCACTGAGTCCAATGTGATTCACCAGTTTTTCTGTGATGTATCTCAAATTATGAGTATTTCATCCCAGGCTGTGCAATTTTCTGAGTTTGTGGCCATTGCTGTCAGTGTCTGCATTACATTATTTGGCTTTGTCATCTTATTTGCCTCATATGTTCACATCTTTTCAACTGTGCTGCACATGCATTCTGTGGAAGCCCAGAAGAAAACTTTGTCCACCTGCTCTCCCCAGATAGCTACACTTACTCTGTTTATAATTTCTGGATTGTTTGCTTCCTTAGGACCTGTTTCAAACTCATCAAGCATTCAAACCCTCCTTACAGCTATGTTCTACTCCATGGTGTCCCCCTTAGTCAACCCCATCATCTttagcctgaggaacagggagattAAGTCTGCTGTGCATAGAATGTTAAAAAAAGTTTTCCAGTTCCACAGAagagattttatttcttaa